Proteins from a single region of Abyssalbus ytuae:
- a CDS encoding SprT-like domain-containing protein, producing MQNILAKYVPERAVELCFELIKVNEVHLKIVNERVTRHGDYRKLPDGLHQITVNANLNKYRFLLTLVHEIAHLVAFRKYGHYIKPHGVEWKHTFQHLMLPFIQPEIFPSSLLPVLAKHFRNPTASSDTDAKLSLALKQFDPVNDKSYIFEVPYGSLFRLYNGKVFKKGNKRVKRYECIELSSGRVYLFQPNAEVEIIST from the coding sequence ATGCAAAACATTTTAGCAAAATATGTTCCCGAAAGAGCAGTAGAACTGTGCTTTGAATTAATTAAAGTGAATGAAGTTCACCTTAAAATAGTTAATGAGCGGGTTACACGTCATGGTGATTACCGAAAATTACCCGATGGATTACACCAAATAACGGTAAATGCTAACCTCAATAAATACCGGTTTTTATTAACGCTGGTTCATGAAATAGCTCATTTGGTTGCTTTTAGAAAATACGGTCATTATATAAAACCGCATGGAGTTGAATGGAAACATACCTTTCAGCATTTAATGCTACCGTTTATTCAACCTGAAATCTTTCCATCTTCACTGTTACCCGTTTTGGCTAAGCATTTTCGCAACCCGACGGCAAGTAGTGATACAGATGCCAAATTATCGTTAGCTTTGAAACAGTTCGATCCGGTAAATGATAAAAGCTATATCTTTGAAGTCCCTTACGGAAGCCTTTTTCGGTTGTATAACGGAAAAGTATTTAAAAAAGGCAATAAGAGGGTAAAAAGATATGAATGTATAGAATTGAGTTCAGGAAGGGTTTACCTTTTTCAACCCAATGCGGAAGTAGAGATAATTTCAACTTAA
- a CDS encoding Lipl32 family lipoprotein, producing MKNLISFCIVALISFTGLNAQKLGKFGSSSEKKIGPKTIRVPYTDVISYKGFASPGNEDEIKDGKKFYYIYVWIPLAAPELGVRMMSPVGKVKIKNAIESKAYTENAGSSDYFDTYITLERSDIIKKENISQEGVKNATWVTLKYNDDSSEMPALPNGSKYNSLLRYTSDINNPTKALTAGLYRIGFTTYKVGEVKGTFLAEVGAPVKLPGVAMAKTIEKLKESL from the coding sequence ATGAAAAATCTAATTTCTTTTTGCATTGTTGCATTAATAAGCTTTACGGGCTTAAATGCACAAAAACTCGGAAAATTCGGAAGTTCTTCCGAGAAAAAAATTGGTCCGAAAACCATAAGGGTCCCTTATACGGATGTTATTTCCTACAAAGGTTTTGCCTCCCCCGGAAACGAAGATGAAATAAAAGACGGTAAAAAGTTTTACTACATATATGTATGGATTCCCCTGGCTGCACCTGAACTTGGCGTGAGAATGATGTCGCCGGTGGGAAAAGTAAAAATTAAAAACGCTATAGAATCTAAAGCTTATACTGAAAATGCCGGCTCTTCTGATTATTTTGACACTTACATTACTCTTGAAAGATCGGATATTATCAAAAAGGAGAACATCAGCCAAGAAGGTGTAAAAAATGCTACCTGGGTTACTCTCAAGTATAACGATGACAGCAGTGAAATGCCTGCTTTACCAAACGGCAGCAAATACAACTCTTTATTAAGATATACAAGTGATATAAATAACCCAACCAAAGCTTTAACCGCGGGTTTATACCGCATTGGTTTTACTACTTATAAAGTGGGGGAAGTAAAAGGAACATTTTTAGCCGAAGTGGGTGCTCCTGTTAAATTGCCTGGAGTTGCAATGGCTAAAACCATAGAAAAATTAAAAGAATCTTTATAA
- a CDS encoding mannose-1-phosphate guanylyltransferase, which yields MNKNYYAVLMAGGVGSRFWPVSKTGFPKQFHDMLGTGETLIQRTFKRLNKIVPAENILILTNERYNELVLEQLPQITAKQVVLEPEMRNTAPCILYASLKIYKENPDAVMIVAPSDHWIEDEEAFINNVEKCFKAAHERKGLFTLGIKPTFPSTGYGYIKFENSSSPLKKVDKFTEKPDYDTAKSFLSTGMYLWNAGIFMWSVKIIIEAFEKFQPQMYHLFSKGEEFYNTGLENKFIEENYAKAENISIDYAILEHSDDIYVLSASFDWNDLGAWGALYNELEKDKDENAVVNSRPLLIESSGNIIRTSNNKVVVIEGLKDFVVVETDDVMMICPRNKEQNVKSYLQQVKQKYGEELT from the coding sequence ATGAATAAAAACTATTATGCAGTATTAATGGCTGGTGGTGTAGGTTCACGTTTTTGGCCGGTAAGTAAAACCGGCTTTCCGAAACAGTTTCATGATATGTTGGGCACCGGCGAAACACTTATACAGAGAACATTTAAAAGACTGAACAAAATTGTTCCGGCTGAAAATATATTAATTCTCACTAATGAAAGGTATAATGAGCTTGTTTTAGAGCAACTCCCCCAAATAACTGCAAAACAAGTGGTGCTGGAACCCGAAATGAGAAATACAGCCCCCTGCATTTTATATGCTTCCTTAAAAATTTATAAAGAAAACCCCGATGCAGTAATGATAGTGGCACCCAGTGACCATTGGATAGAAGATGAAGAAGCATTTATAAATAATGTAGAGAAATGTTTCAAGGCTGCCCATGAAAGAAAAGGGCTATTTACACTGGGCATAAAACCAACCTTTCCCAGCACAGGCTACGGGTATATTAAATTTGAAAATTCATCATCACCTTTAAAAAAGGTAGATAAATTTACCGAAAAACCTGATTATGATACAGCAAAATCTTTTTTAAGTACCGGGATGTACTTATGGAATGCCGGTATATTTATGTGGAGTGTGAAGATTATTATAGAGGCCTTTGAGAAATTCCAGCCTCAAATGTATCACCTGTTTAGTAAAGGAGAGGAGTTTTACAATACCGGATTGGAGAATAAGTTTATCGAAGAAAACTATGCAAAAGCCGAAAATATATCTATAGATTATGCCATTTTGGAGCATTCCGATGATATTTATGTACTTTCAGCTTCATTTGACTGGAATGACCTTGGAGCCTGGGGAGCTTTATATAACGAACTGGAGAAAGACAAAGATGAAAATGCAGTGGTAAATAGCAGGCCACTTTTAATTGAATCTTCCGGAAATATTATCAGAACATCCAACAATAAAGTGGTAGTTATAGAAGGGTTAAAAGATTTTGTAGTGGTAGAGACTGATGATGTTATGATGATTTGCCCAAGGAATAAAGAACAGAATGTTAAGTCTTATTTACAACAGGTGAAGCAAAAATATGGTGAGGAGTTAACTTAA
- the rlmN gene encoding 23S rRNA (adenine(2503)-C(2))-methyltransferase RlmN — protein MQGTRKDIRSLTKEQLRDFFVSHGDKAFRGNQVYEWLWGKAVHSFEEMTNVSKETRQMLEDNFVINHIKVDQMQRSNDGTIKNAVRLHDGLVVESVLIPTDTRTTACVSSQVGCSLDCKFCATARLKRMRNLNPDEIYDQVVAIDNESRLYHNRPLSNIVFMGMGEPLMNYNNVLKAIDKITSPEGLGMSAKRITVSTSGVPKMIKKLADDDVKFKLAVSLHSAIDEVRTSIMPFNENFPLKDLREALEYWYSKTKSRITYEYVVWKGINDKKRDVEALIRFCRFAPSKVNLIEYNPIDNGEFKQAESGAIEMYKEILEKNNITVTVRRSRGKDIDAACGQLANKS, from the coding sequence ATGCAAGGTACCAGGAAAGATATAAGATCATTGACCAAAGAACAATTACGCGATTTTTTTGTTTCCCATGGCGATAAAGCTTTTAGGGGTAACCAGGTTTATGAATGGTTATGGGGTAAAGCGGTACACTCTTTTGAAGAAATGACCAATGTTTCAAAAGAGACCCGCCAGATGCTGGAAGATAATTTTGTGATTAATCACATAAAAGTTGACCAAATGCAGCGCAGTAATGATGGGACAATTAAAAATGCCGTACGTTTGCACGATGGTTTGGTAGTAGAGTCCGTTTTAATACCCACCGATACCCGAACCACAGCCTGTGTTTCAAGTCAGGTAGGGTGTAGTTTAGATTGTAAATTTTGTGCCACAGCCCGGTTAAAAAGAATGAGAAATCTCAATCCTGATGAAATTTATGATCAGGTGGTTGCTATAGATAACGAGAGCAGGCTGTACCATAATAGGCCTTTGAGCAATATAGTATTTATGGGCATGGGTGAACCTTTGATGAATTATAATAATGTTTTAAAGGCTATTGATAAAATAACATCTCCGGAGGGATTGGGAATGTCAGCCAAAAGAATTACGGTATCCACTTCGGGAGTTCCTAAAATGATAAAAAAACTGGCAGATGACGATGTTAAATTCAAACTGGCAGTTTCACTACACTCGGCAATAGATGAGGTAAGAACATCTATAATGCCGTTTAATGAAAACTTTCCGTTAAAAGATTTAAGAGAAGCGTTGGAATACTGGTATTCTAAAACAAAAAGTCGCATTACTTATGAATATGTGGTCTGGAAAGGGATAAACGATAAAAAAAGAGATGTTGAAGCATTAATTCGTTTTTGCAGGTTTGCACCTTCCAAGGTAAATCTCATAGAGTATAACCCGATTGATAACGGAGAGTTTAAGCAGGCAGAGAGTGGAGCTATAGAAATGTATAAGGAAATACTGGAGAAAAATAATATAACAGTTACTGTGCGCAGGTCACGGGGCAAAGACATTGATGCTGCCTGCGGGCAACTGGCAAATAAAAGTTAA
- a CDS encoding DUF389 domain-containing protein, whose translation MEENIEKENVTPNSEETPEKDFEGVWGSLKAFFSELLDIRKNTDRETTIHDIKQDIPFKGHTSWILVCSIFIASIGLNANSTAVVIGAMLISPLMGPILGMGMSLAINDVDTLRRSIKNFCVMVGLSILTAFLFFRFFPLRDESSELLARTAPDIRDVLIAFFGGLALVIARAKKGTVASVIFGVAIATALMPPLCTVGFGLAISNFKYAAGAMYLFTINTIFIGLATFLVLKLLRFPMVKYANSRKRRFIGRVASVLAIAVMIPAGYTFYKVWQESRFNNQARQFINDNVKPYEFTRDGRYLDNLSEIRYNDGKEPVIELVFMGEELVPDNVIGTWKAQAKSFSALSNTDIKVIQGGKDDSEEKFKYVSELYESKKKELITREERIRILEEEVARLNKIASTQIPFDEITEEMHINYEGLAEISFTNELKTNFTRVDTIPVFSVKWEDSVLPADKTKEFVKMNEWLKLKLKNPKIQIKQLN comes from the coding sequence ATGGAAGAAAACATAGAAAAGGAAAATGTAACCCCGAATTCGGAAGAAACTCCAGAAAAGGATTTTGAAGGGGTATGGGGCAGCCTGAAAGCTTTTTTTAGTGAATTGCTTGACATCCGGAAAAATACCGACAGGGAAACCACTATTCATGATATTAAACAGGATATCCCTTTTAAAGGCCATACTTCCTGGATTTTAGTTTGTTCCATTTTTATAGCTTCTATTGGTTTAAATGCAAATTCTACAGCAGTAGTTATAGGGGCAATGTTAATTTCTCCCCTTATGGGACCTATTTTAGGAATGGGTATGTCGTTAGCTATCAATGATGTTGATACATTGCGTCGATCAATCAAAAACTTTTGTGTTATGGTGGGTCTTAGTATACTCACCGCATTTTTGTTTTTTAGGTTTTTTCCACTCAGGGATGAATCCTCCGAACTTCTTGCCCGTACTGCCCCGGATATACGGGATGTGCTTATTGCTTTTTTTGGCGGACTTGCTTTAGTTATAGCCCGTGCTAAAAAGGGAACCGTAGCCAGTGTAATTTTTGGAGTGGCAATTGCTACCGCTTTAATGCCACCATTATGTACGGTTGGTTTTGGTCTTGCCATTTCAAATTTTAAGTATGCGGCAGGTGCTATGTATTTGTTTACAATAAATACTATATTCATTGGTCTGGCCACCTTTCTTGTTCTTAAGCTTTTACGGTTTCCTATGGTAAAGTATGCCAACTCGAGGAAAAGAAGATTTATTGGCCGGGTAGCGTCTGTTTTGGCTATTGCAGTAATGATACCTGCAGGCTATACATTTTATAAAGTTTGGCAGGAGTCACGCTTTAATAACCAGGCAAGACAATTTATTAATGATAATGTCAAACCATATGAATTTACCCGGGACGGAAGGTACCTCGATAATCTTTCCGAAATAAGATATAATGATGGTAAGGAGCCGGTAATAGAACTTGTTTTTATGGGAGAAGAACTTGTGCCTGATAATGTTATAGGCACTTGGAAAGCCCAGGCTAAATCTTTTTCTGCCCTTTCCAATACTGACATCAAGGTAATACAAGGAGGGAAAGATGATTCTGAAGAAAAATTTAAATATGTAAGTGAACTTTATGAATCTAAAAAGAAAGAACTTATTACCCGCGAAGAAAGGATAAGAATTTTAGAAGAAGAAGTGGCCCGGTTAAACAAAATTGCTTCAACTCAAATTCCTTTTGATGAAATAACAGAAGAAATGCATATTAATTATGAAGGTCTTGCTGAAATAAGTTTTACAAACGAATTAAAAACCAACTTCACAAGGGTTGATACTATACCCGTATTTTCAGTAAAATGGGAGGATTCGGTATTACCGGCAGATAAAACAAAAGAGTTTGTAAAGATGAATGAATGGCTCAAATTAAAACTAAAAAACCCAAAAATTCAAATTAAACAGCTTAATTAG
- a CDS encoding SIMPL domain-containing protein (The SIMPL domain is named for its presence in mouse protein SIMPL (signalling molecule that associates with mouse pelle-like kinase). Bacterial member BP26, from Brucella, was shown to assemble into a channel-like structure, while YggE from E. coli has been associated with resistance to oxidative stress.), which produces MGQVKHNSIYVAGETSYNHTKPALYTAYVHIKELIPDGYSYVSDKKTVDQVFTDYKNKLVEKKVDVQKLKENELLFFYTGYQESVEQKFYTFKTTSQSEFKTFLKTKINGIYFLNIEVFFDNLSTEDIAGLSAKAINDARERAEKIAEKMNRKIGKVLYIENKNTKNVYSNYYQAPNIHAVGVEFELL; this is translated from the coding sequence ATGGGACAGGTAAAACACAATTCTATTTATGTAGCAGGTGAGACCTCCTACAACCACACAAAACCTGCTTTGTACACAGCTTATGTTCATATTAAAGAACTTATTCCTGACGGGTATAGTTATGTTTCCGATAAAAAAACTGTGGACCAGGTTTTTACGGATTACAAAAATAAACTTGTAGAAAAAAAAGTTGATGTACAAAAGTTGAAAGAAAATGAATTACTGTTTTTTTATACAGGGTATCAGGAAAGCGTCGAACAAAAGTTTTATACTTTTAAAACAACTTCTCAATCGGAATTTAAAACTTTTCTTAAGACAAAAATAAATGGAATATACTTTTTAAATATTGAAGTTTTTTTTGATAACCTGTCTACGGAAGATATCGCCGGACTTTCTGCAAAAGCAATAAATGACGCTCGGGAAAGAGCAGAAAAAATTGCTGAAAAAATGAACAGAAAAATCGGAAAAGTACTCTACATAGAAAATAAAAACACAAAAAACGTTTATAGCAACTATTACCAGGCACCCAATATCCATGCAGTGGGTGTTGAATTTGAATTACTTTAA
- a CDS encoding SDR family NAD(P)-dependent oxidoreductase, whose translation MSKNVIITGTSRGIGLELAILFANAGHKVLSLSRNQQPVKAIKHPNITCFTFDICNENDIKKVSGFIKNEWKKADILINNAGKLLNKPFENITLEEMEEVYKVNVLGVAQVIKAAIPFMEKGGHVVNISSMGGVQGSVKFPGLSAYSSSKGALITLTELLAEEYKETGPSFNVLALGAVQTEMLSEAFPGYKAPLTALEMAKYIFDFALTGNKYYNGKLLQVSSSTP comes from the coding sequence ATGAGTAAAAATGTTATAATAACAGGTACAAGCCGCGGAATAGGATTGGAACTCGCCATACTTTTTGCCAATGCCGGTCATAAAGTATTGTCACTTTCCCGTAATCAACAGCCTGTTAAAGCGATTAAGCACCCCAATATTACCTGCTTTACCTTCGACATATGTAATGAAAATGATATAAAGAAGGTCTCCGGGTTTATAAAAAACGAATGGAAAAAAGCAGACATCCTTATAAATAATGCGGGTAAATTGCTAAACAAACCTTTTGAAAACATTACATTAGAAGAAATGGAAGAGGTATATAAAGTAAATGTATTGGGAGTGGCACAAGTAATAAAAGCGGCCATACCCTTTATGGAAAAAGGAGGTCACGTTGTAAACATAAGCAGTATGGGAGGAGTGCAGGGAAGTGTTAAATTTCCGGGCTTGTCAGCCTACAGTTCCTCAAAGGGGGCATTAATAACCCTTACTGAGCTTTTGGCAGAAGAATATAAAGAAACCGGTCCCTCTTTTAATGTGCTCGCACTTGGAGCCGTACAAACCGAAATGCTTTCAGAAGCATTTCCTGGTTACAAAGCGCCCTTAACAGCTTTAGAAATGGCCAAATATATTTTCGATTTTGCATTAACAGGGAATAAATATTACAACGGTAAGTTACTGCAGGTTTCGAGTTCTACTCCATAA